One Candidatus Methanoperedens sp. genomic region harbors:
- a CDS encoding polyprenol monophosphomannose synthase: protein MIPTYNEKENLPLLVNTIFDVFDKTLLCCEIVIVDDNSPDGTGRTADDLSKKYNNRINVIHRKGKEGLGSAVAEGLKHARGEIIGVMDADLSHPPEMIPKIVQPILDSESEFAIASRYLEKEKIEKWPLNRKMISWAATILARPLTNVSDPMSGFFFFKKNIIDGIELSPIGYKIMLEIIVKGKYNTIREVPFTFRDRYKGESKLDWNEHFNYVRHLLKLYLYRIKILWKKFHPAETNF from the coding sequence GAAAATTTGCCACTTTTAGTTAATACAATTTTTGATGTATTCGACAAGACCTTGTTATGCTGTGAGATTGTAATTGTAGATGACAACTCTCCCGACGGGACCGGAAGAACCGCAGACGATCTTTCAAAAAAGTATAATAATAGAATTAATGTGATCCATAGAAAAGGTAAAGAAGGTTTAGGCAGTGCTGTGGCAGAAGGACTTAAACATGCCAGAGGTGAGATAATCGGTGTGATGGATGCTGATTTAAGCCATCCTCCTGAGATGATTCCAAAAATTGTCCAACCAATTCTGGACAGCGAATCAGAATTTGCGATAGCAAGTCGGTATTTGGAAAAAGAAAAAATCGAAAAATGGCCGCTCAACAGAAAAATGATTAGTTGGGCAGCAACCATTCTCGCAAGGCCATTAACAAACGTAAGCGACCCGATGAGCGGTTTCTTCTTTTTTAAAAAAAATATTATTGATGGGATAGAACTCTCTCCCATCGGTTATAAAATAATGCTGGAAATCATTGTCAAAGGAAAGTATAACACTATTAGAGAAGTCCCTTTCACTTTCAGGGATAGATATAAAGGGGAAAGCAAGTTAGATTGGAATGAACATTTTAACTATGTGCGGCATTTGCTTAAACTGTACTTGTACAGGATTAAGATACTATGGAAAAAATTCCATCCGGCTGAAACAAATTTTTAG
- a CDS encoding phosphoribosyltransferase, whose translation MEKPGDTFKCYMVSWDEAYRLAKTLAGKIKGSGFKPDLVIGIARGGLVPARVVCDFLLQKDLASIKVEHWGIAATLGKAKIKFPLPIDISGKKILIVDDVADTGDTYSVVMDYIKDKNPGEVRTAVLQYKTCSTFVPDYWAEKHEDWKWIIYPWAVFEDLTGFVAKVLKKPGTLEDIRKNLKQNYDIGVSRKDLLETLLDMQVSGKLEKRKLGKKLIWNLRNL comes from the coding sequence ATGGAAAAACCAGGAGATACCTTCAAATGTTATATGGTAAGCTGGGATGAGGCTTACAGACTGGCAAAAACTCTGGCTGGTAAAATAAAAGGCTCAGGATTTAAACCGGACCTTGTCATTGGTATTGCAAGGGGTGGACTTGTACCGGCTCGGGTGGTATGCGATTTTCTTCTTCAAAAAGACCTGGCATCGATAAAGGTCGAGCACTGGGGGATTGCGGCCACGCTGGGGAAAGCAAAAATAAAATTCCCTCTTCCAATAGATATCTCTGGCAAGAAAATATTGATCGTGGATGATGTGGCGGACACAGGGGACACCTATTCCGTAGTCATGGATTACATAAAGGATAAGAATCCCGGGGAGGTAAGGACAGCCGTATTGCAGTACAAGACCTGCTCGACATTCGTTCCTGATTACTGGGCAGAGAAGCACGAGGATTGGAAGTGGATAATATATCCATGGGCCGTATTTGAGGATCTGACAGGATTTGTTGCAAAAGTGTTGAAAAAACCAGGGACTTTAGAGGACATAAGAAAAAACCTGAAGCAAAATTATGATATTGGGGTATCGCGGAAAGACCTGCTCGAAACGCTTCTGGACATGCAAGTATCCGGAAAGCTTGAGAAGAGAAAACTTGGCAAAAAGCTCATCTGGAATTTGAGGAATCTGTAG